A region of Vitis riparia cultivar Riparia Gloire de Montpellier isolate 1030 chromosome 12, EGFV_Vit.rip_1.0, whole genome shotgun sequence DNA encodes the following proteins:
- the LOC117927040 gene encoding probable beta-1,3-galactosyltransferase 2 isoform X2, whose product MSLKSRGELPSRSVISQKWTLLLCVGCFCAGMFFTNRMWAVPESKGITRTTAVEAEKLKLVSEGCDPKTQKFVKRDSKDIIGEVHKTHHAIQTLDKTISNLEMELAAARAAQESIVNGSPISEDLQKTESSGRKRYLMVVGINTAFSSRKRRDSVRATWMPQGEKRKKLEEEKGIIIRFVIGHSATSGGILDRAIEAEDKKHGDFLRLEHVEGYLELSAKTKIYFATAVALWDAEFYVKVDDDVHVNIATLGETLVRHRKKPRLYIGCMKSGPVLAQKGVRYHEPEYWKFGEAGNKYFRHATGQLYAISKDLARYISINQHVLHKYANEDVSLGSWFIGLDAEHIDDRRLCCGTPPDCEWKAQAGNACVASFDWSCSGICRSSERIKEVHRRCGEGENALWNAVF is encoded by the exons ATGTCTCTGAAGAGCAGAGGAGAGCTGCCTTCAAGAAGTGTTATCTCCCAGAAATGGACCCTCTTACTTTGCGTAGGTTGCTTCTGTGCTGGAATGTTCTTCACTAATAG GATGTGGGCTGTCCCTGAATCTAAAGGCATCACAAGGACAACTGCCGTAGAAGCTGAAAAGTTGAAGTTAGTTTCCGAGGGTTGTGATCCAAAAACC CAGAAGTTTGTGAAGCGTGACTCTAAGGACATTATTGGGGAAGTTCATAAAACTCATCATGCTATACA GACGTTGGATAAAACTATTTCCAATTTAGAGATGGAATTAGCTGCTGCGAGAGCTGCACAAGAATCTATAGTAAACGGTTCTCCAATATCAGAAGACTTGCAGAAGACTGAATCATCAGGGAGAAAAAGATATCTAATGGTTGTAGGAATCAATACAGCTTTTAGCAGCCGGAAACGAAGAGATTCGGTTCGTGCTACGTGGATGCCACAAG GTGAAAAAAGGAAGAAGCTGGAGGAAGAGAAGGGCATTATCATTCGCTTTGTCATTGGTCATAG TGCCACGTCAGGGGGTATACTGGACAGAGCTATCGAAGCAGAGGACAAAAAACATGGAGACTTCTTGAGGCTG GAACATGTTGAAGGTTACCTCGAACTGTCTGCCAAGACAAAGATATATTTTGCTACTGCTGTTGCTTTGTGGGATGCAGAGTTCTACgttaaagttgatgatgatgtCCATGTAAATATAG CAACACTCGGAGAAACTTTAGTTAGACACAGAAAAAAACCTCGGTTGTATATTGGGTGCATGAAATCTGGTCCAGTCCTTGCTCAGAA GGGAGTGAGATACCATGAACCCGAGTATTGGAAATTTGGTGAGGCAGGAAACAAATATTTCCGTCACGCTACAGGACAGCTATATGCCATTTCAAAAGATTTGGCTAGATATATATCAATAAACCA GCATGTTCTTCACAAGTATGCTAATGAGGACGTTTCACTGGGTTCTTGGTTTATTGGTCTTGATGCGGAACATATTGATGATCGGAGATTATGTTGTGGCACCCCACCTG ATTGTGAGTGGAAGGCCCAGGCAGGCAATGCATGTGTTGCTTCATTTGATTGGAGCTGCAGTGGAATTTGCAGGTCATCTGAGAGGATTAAGGAGGTCCATCGACGTTGTGGGGAAGGTGAGAATGCTTTGTGGAATGCTGTCTTTTAA
- the LOC117927040 gene encoding probable beta-1,3-galactosyltransferase 2 isoform X3 — MSLKSRGELPSRSVISQKWTLLLCVGCFCAGMFFTNRMWAVPESKGITRTTAVEAEKLKLVSEGCDPKTKFVKRDSKDIIGEVHKTHHAIQTLDKTISNLEMELAAARAAQESIVNGSPISEDLQKTESSGRKRYLMVVGINTAFSSRKRRDSVRATWMPQGEKRKKLEEEKGIIIRFVIGHSATSGGILDRAIEAEDKKHGDFLRLEHVEGYLELSAKTKIYFATAVALWDAEFYVKVDDDVHVNIATLGETLVRHRKKPRLYIGCMKSGPVLAQKGVRYHEPEYWKFGEAGNKYFRHATGQLYAISKDLARYISINQHVLHKYANEDVSLGSWFIGLDAEHIDDRRLCCGTPPDCEWKAQAGNACVASFDWSCSGICRSSERIKEVHRRCGEGENALWNAVF, encoded by the exons ATGTCTCTGAAGAGCAGAGGAGAGCTGCCTTCAAGAAGTGTTATCTCCCAGAAATGGACCCTCTTACTTTGCGTAGGTTGCTTCTGTGCTGGAATGTTCTTCACTAATAG GATGTGGGCTGTCCCTGAATCTAAAGGCATCACAAGGACAACTGCCGTAGAAGCTGAAAAGTTGAAGTTAGTTTCCGAGGGTTGTGATCCAAAAACC AAGTTTGTGAAGCGTGACTCTAAGGACATTATTGGGGAAGTTCATAAAACTCATCATGCTATACA GACGTTGGATAAAACTATTTCCAATTTAGAGATGGAATTAGCTGCTGCGAGAGCTGCACAAGAATCTATAGTAAACGGTTCTCCAATATCAGAAGACTTGCAGAAGACTGAATCATCAGGGAGAAAAAGATATCTAATGGTTGTAGGAATCAATACAGCTTTTAGCAGCCGGAAACGAAGAGATTCGGTTCGTGCTACGTGGATGCCACAAG GTGAAAAAAGGAAGAAGCTGGAGGAAGAGAAGGGCATTATCATTCGCTTTGTCATTGGTCATAG TGCCACGTCAGGGGGTATACTGGACAGAGCTATCGAAGCAGAGGACAAAAAACATGGAGACTTCTTGAGGCTG GAACATGTTGAAGGTTACCTCGAACTGTCTGCCAAGACAAAGATATATTTTGCTACTGCTGTTGCTTTGTGGGATGCAGAGTTCTACgttaaagttgatgatgatgtCCATGTAAATATAG CAACACTCGGAGAAACTTTAGTTAGACACAGAAAAAAACCTCGGTTGTATATTGGGTGCATGAAATCTGGTCCAGTCCTTGCTCAGAA GGGAGTGAGATACCATGAACCCGAGTATTGGAAATTTGGTGAGGCAGGAAACAAATATTTCCGTCACGCTACAGGACAGCTATATGCCATTTCAAAAGATTTGGCTAGATATATATCAATAAACCA GCATGTTCTTCACAAGTATGCTAATGAGGACGTTTCACTGGGTTCTTGGTTTATTGGTCTTGATGCGGAACATATTGATGATCGGAGATTATGTTGTGGCACCCCACCTG ATTGTGAGTGGAAGGCCCAGGCAGGCAATGCATGTGTTGCTTCATTTGATTGGAGCTGCAGTGGAATTTGCAGGTCATCTGAGAGGATTAAGGAGGTCCATCGACGTTGTGGGGAAGGTGAGAATGCTTTGTGGAATGCTGTCTTTTAA
- the LOC117927040 gene encoding probable beta-1,3-galactosyltransferase 2 isoform X1 — translation MSLKSRGELPSRSVISQKWTLLLCVGCFCAGMFFTNRMWAVPESKGITRTTAVEAEKLKLVSEGCDPKTLQQKFVKRDSKDIIGEVHKTHHAIQTLDKTISNLEMELAAARAAQESIVNGSPISEDLQKTESSGRKRYLMVVGINTAFSSRKRRDSVRATWMPQGEKRKKLEEEKGIIIRFVIGHSATSGGILDRAIEAEDKKHGDFLRLEHVEGYLELSAKTKIYFATAVALWDAEFYVKVDDDVHVNIATLGETLVRHRKKPRLYIGCMKSGPVLAQKGVRYHEPEYWKFGEAGNKYFRHATGQLYAISKDLARYISINQHVLHKYANEDVSLGSWFIGLDAEHIDDRRLCCGTPPDCEWKAQAGNACVASFDWSCSGICRSSERIKEVHRRCGEGENALWNAVF, via the exons ATGTCTCTGAAGAGCAGAGGAGAGCTGCCTTCAAGAAGTGTTATCTCCCAGAAATGGACCCTCTTACTTTGCGTAGGTTGCTTCTGTGCTGGAATGTTCTTCACTAATAG GATGTGGGCTGTCCCTGAATCTAAAGGCATCACAAGGACAACTGCCGTAGAAGCTGAAAAGTTGAAGTTAGTTTCCGAGGGTTGTGATCCAAAAACC TTGCAGCAGAAGTTTGTGAAGCGTGACTCTAAGGACATTATTGGGGAAGTTCATAAAACTCATCATGCTATACA GACGTTGGATAAAACTATTTCCAATTTAGAGATGGAATTAGCTGCTGCGAGAGCTGCACAAGAATCTATAGTAAACGGTTCTCCAATATCAGAAGACTTGCAGAAGACTGAATCATCAGGGAGAAAAAGATATCTAATGGTTGTAGGAATCAATACAGCTTTTAGCAGCCGGAAACGAAGAGATTCGGTTCGTGCTACGTGGATGCCACAAG GTGAAAAAAGGAAGAAGCTGGAGGAAGAGAAGGGCATTATCATTCGCTTTGTCATTGGTCATAG TGCCACGTCAGGGGGTATACTGGACAGAGCTATCGAAGCAGAGGACAAAAAACATGGAGACTTCTTGAGGCTG GAACATGTTGAAGGTTACCTCGAACTGTCTGCCAAGACAAAGATATATTTTGCTACTGCTGTTGCTTTGTGGGATGCAGAGTTCTACgttaaagttgatgatgatgtCCATGTAAATATAG CAACACTCGGAGAAACTTTAGTTAGACACAGAAAAAAACCTCGGTTGTATATTGGGTGCATGAAATCTGGTCCAGTCCTTGCTCAGAA GGGAGTGAGATACCATGAACCCGAGTATTGGAAATTTGGTGAGGCAGGAAACAAATATTTCCGTCACGCTACAGGACAGCTATATGCCATTTCAAAAGATTTGGCTAGATATATATCAATAAACCA GCATGTTCTTCACAAGTATGCTAATGAGGACGTTTCACTGGGTTCTTGGTTTATTGGTCTTGATGCGGAACATATTGATGATCGGAGATTATGTTGTGGCACCCCACCTG ATTGTGAGTGGAAGGCCCAGGCAGGCAATGCATGTGTTGCTTCATTTGATTGGAGCTGCAGTGGAATTTGCAGGTCATCTGAGAGGATTAAGGAGGTCCATCGACGTTGTGGGGAAGGTGAGAATGCTTTGTGGAATGCTGTCTTTTAA